A window of the Phaseolus vulgaris cultivar G19833 chromosome 5, P. vulgaris v2.0, whole genome shotgun sequence genome harbors these coding sequences:
- the LOC137835147 gene encoding tRNA dimethylallyltransferase 9 isoform X3, with protein MINNGVCTLRTCFRFPERSLFRPRQCLFTSRRQFLVTASERKKKEKVIVISGPTGSGKSRLALELAKRLNGEIVSADSVQVYRGLDVGSAKPSPDERKEVPHHLVDILHPSEDYSVGQFFEDARHATRCILDNGRVPIVVGGTGLYLRWFIYGKPDVPKASPEIISEVNQELAELQRRDDWDTAVQLVVKAGDPKAQFLAVNDWYRLRRSLEIIKSSGSPPSAFRVPYDSFREQSECSVAEVSESSDMSTGMEETSSSELDYEFMCFFLSSHRLDLYKSIDYRCEDMLLGMGFCPRLSGFLIRVFIQTPILQLKQLVTDKPWSTYKVAESTGVRVLLQNFTNSCLNFKKHHGRLLPSFIRTQKIHAGMLKLFHQGKSL; from the exons ATGATTAACAATGGAGTCTGCACTCTCCGCACCTGCTTCCGTTTCCCGGAGAGGTCGCTATTCCGACCACGGCAGTGCTTGTTCACTTCCCGGCGACAGTTTCTGGTGACTGCATccgaaaggaagaagaaagagaaggtGATTGTGATTTCTGGACCCACCGGTTCGGGCAAGAGCCGCCTGGCATTGGAACTAGCTAAGCGCCTAAACGGCGAAATCGTCAGTGCTGATTCCGTTCAg GTGTATCGGGGGCTTGATGTGGGATCTGCAAAGCCTTCCCCAGATGAAAGAAAG GAGGTACCGCATCATCTGGTTGACATACTGCACCCATCTGAAG aTTATTCTGTTGGGCAGTTTTTTGAGGATGCAAGGCATGCTACAAGATGTATTCTTGACAATGGCCGTGTTCCCATAGTTGTTGGAGGCACTGGATTGTATTTAAGATG gttCATATATGGAAAGCCAGATGTACCTAAAGCTTCTCCAGAGATTATATCTGAAGTAAATCAAGAATTAGCTGAACTACAGAGGAGAGATGACTGGGATACAGCTGTACAGTTGGTGGTAAAAGCAGGTGATCCAAAGGCTCAATTTCTAGCAGTGAATGATTGGTATCGATTACGGCGTAGCCTAGAGATTATTAAG TCTAGTGGATCACCTCCTTCTGCGTTTCGGGTACCATATGATTCTTTCAGGGAACAGAGTGAATGTAGCGTTGCTGAGGTTTCGGAGTCATCTGATATGAGCACTGGAATGGAAGAAACCAGCTCATCAGAGTTAGACTATGAGTTTATGTGCTTTTTCCTTTCTAGTCATAGACTTGACCTCTATAAATCAATTGATTATCGGTGTGAAGATATGCTTTTAG GGATGGGATTTTGTCCGAGGCTCAGTGGCTTCTTGATACGGGTCTTCATCCAAACTCCAATTCTGCAACTAAAGCAATTGGTTACAGACAA GCCATGGAGTACTTACAAAGTTGCAGAGAGCACGGGGGTCAGAGTTCTGTTGCAGAATTTTACAAATTCTTGTTTGAATTTCAAAAAGCATCACG